One window of the Daphnia magna isolate NIES unplaced genomic scaffold, ASM2063170v1.1 Dm_contigs423, whole genome shotgun sequence genome contains the following:
- the LOC116933326 gene encoding uncharacterized protein LOC116933326 has product MDFEERNDDLISAIEKLTEVAADPLSNSEEKFPVISILKESSDGRQIVKSFMDRNEAYLEIEERKTLVRILVSHMCMLSGKEDFYPPRSLKEKLAKAIVTAFPCLAVPCHEGSSFTNYTHYYNPKLTNGFIDTRLKTMRTKSEVSREKKN; this is encoded by the exons ATGGATtttgaagaaagaaacgatGATCTGATTAGCGCAATTGAAAAACTTACTGAAGTAGCGGCAGATCCTCTGAGCAACTCTGAA gaAAAGTTTCCAGTCATTTCGATCTTGAAGGAGTCATCTGATGGAAGACAAATAGTAAAATCATTTATGGATCGTAACGAAGCGTATTtggaaatagaagaaagaaaaactttagTCCGAATACTGGTGAGCCATATGTGCATGCTGTCTGGGAAAGAAGATTTTTATCCACCGAGAAgcctaaaagaaaaacttgcaaAGGCAATCGTTACAGCTTTTCCATGTTTGGCCGTCCCCTGTCACGAGGGCTCTAGCTTTACCAACTATACCCACTATTACAATCCAAAACTGACCAACGGATTCATCGATACCCGCTTGAAGACTATGCGGACAAAGTCTGAGGTctcaagggaaaaaaaaaactaa